The sequence GGAACCGGTATTGCCCATCCGACCTTCCCAATCGGGAAAGGTCAGCCGGGGGAAAGCGGAACGATCATACGAAAGGTGGTCGGCATTGTAGGTAGCACCTTAAGCGCGCCGCCATGTGCAAGGGCGATCTGACGAGCCAAGCTTAGTCCAATTCCCGTCCCATCCGCTTTGGTCGTGTGGAACGGTCGGAAGATGCGGGTGGCCTGTTCCGGCTCAATGCCGTCGCCGCTGTCCTGTACCTCCGCGATCATTTCTTCTGCCCTGAGGCGGATCGTCAGCGTGACGCGCGGCTCCAAGTCACCGCCGACGGTCACGGCTTCGGCGGCGTTCTGGAGGACCGCCCATAGCGCCTGATGAAGCTGGTCACGATCGAGCGGCCAGTCCAGGCCGTTTGCGACCTGGACTATCAGCGCGACGTGCGGCCATCGCCCTGTGAACAGGCGCGCCAGATCATCGGCCATTTCCGACAGGGATGTGGGAGTTCGGCGCGGCACGGGTAGCCTCGCAAGGTCGCGATAGCCTTTGGCGAACCGCTGCAAGCCTTCGGCACGCCGGGCAAGCGTCGCCAGGATTTCGCGCAGCAGCGCCGGATCGGGGTCCGGCAGATCGAGCGCCGCTTCTCCGCTTTCTGCCAGCGACACGATCGGAGCGAGGCCATTCAGCAATTCGTGACCAAGGATATGGATCATCTCCGCCGTCGCTCGGGCCTCGGCGACTTGCTCCTCCTGCTCGACGTCGATCAGCGCCGCGACGGAGCGTTCGGCCGTGATCCCACCAAGTGCCACCCGATCGATCCGATACTGCCGGCCCTCATGACGCAGGTAATGTTCGTTGGATCGCGTCAGCGTGAGCGGCGTCGGCACAACCCGATCGTCCGCCCCGAAAAGGCGGCGAGCGGCGCGGTTTAATACGCGCACGCTCAAACCCTCGATTATTACGATCGGCGTCGGCGCCGCATCCAGCACCAG is a genomic window of Sphingomonas nostoxanthinifaciens containing:
- a CDS encoding sensor histidine kinase, which produces MARFTGAWHAMASRRGWRAIACAIGLVGCGVAAGAAWRGGLWGSLTGAVLTATWLGVLTWWLVVERASTPPFAHEASREVAGDRLVLDAAPTPIVIIEGLSVRVLNRAARRLFGADDRVVPTPLTLTRSNEHYLRHEGRQYRIDRVALGGITAERSVAALIDVEQEEQVAEARATAEMIHILGHELLNGLAPIVSLAESGEAALDLPDPDPALLREILATLARRAEGLQRFAKGYRDLARLPVPRRTPTSLSEMADDLARLFTGRWPHVALIVQVANGLDWPLDRDQLHQALWAVLQNAAEAVTVGGDLEPRVTLTIRLRAEEMIAEVQDSGDGIEPEQATRIFRPFHTTKADGTGIGLSLARQIALAHGGALKVLPTMPTTFRMIVPLSPG